In the Bactrocera tryoni isolate S06 unplaced genomic scaffold, CSIRO_BtryS06_freeze2 scaffold_11, whole genome shotgun sequence genome, one interval contains:
- the LOC120779646 gene encoding LOW QUALITY PROTEIN: homeodomain-interacting protein kinase 2-like (The sequence of the model RefSeq protein was modified relative to this genomic sequence to represent the inferred CDS: deleted 2 bases in 1 codon), with the protein MLEQNLYDFLKQNKFSPLPLKYIRPILEQVLTALLKLKQLGLIHADLKPENIMLVDPVRQPYRVKVIDFGSASHVSKTVCNTYLQSRYYRAPEIILGLPFCEAIDMWSLGCVVAELFLGWPLYPGSSEFDQIRYISQTQGLPTEHMLNSASKTSKFFYRDVDSTYPFWRLKTTEEHEAETNTKSKEARKYIFNCLDDIGQVNVPTDLEGGQLLAEKTDRREFIDLLKRMLTIDQERRLTPAEALNHSFVRLTHLVDYVYCNNVKASVQMMEVCRRGDFHTVQPASTLVTNFVPSTTENMTFTINNQLTSQVQRLVRERPLAYEGLYQIYGGRNVGRQYTQGRADAFQHQLNILCPSSYQTMPSPTKHVVVGSATMQPPLQVPPQQYVNVPVPVSMVEPASGQRMLLTNRVQASGVAWPQTGRQMALVPSWQQAPAHSLIVDSAPFLNVEEIYPKHHLNIPRNDLKKESPVQHLVTKSNSYRVPRHDKKENNQLSPVKKRVKESSPPHQQRYNRASHVSPQYHSHHNCNYGSNYNSNAGPVITSASSGNIVSQNSNNGGGHHHHSSNSANQQHVISSSSSNGGGGGGGYSNSNHHIINNCSGNNSVGGNYHHQTHHTQQHQPTQQAAQHSHQHHGAIVKQQTITIHDTPSPSAVITISDSEDEGNEPPAPAPVAPVMKQRAHAQSQTNPALLQHSSSSSSCRANGHQHQVQSQQQQQPQHVHHHHHQTHQQVQPQPQPQQQQQQQTQPQHQHHTANIYGDNDTDEVRRRGSHAHSGGNSPRQQQHHQHQQQQQQQQLQSSSSHHHHQQQQQQQHQPQPQHQQQPQQQQQYQQPAQQQQQQQQQPNIKYEPGQSQKKRILAMAQNECYNNGGNGGVGCSGSLGNQTASLPHLPTKQEPAEFYEYPPQQATSVVVDNKRSSWAAAATQAPPAHHKREVTSTASSASAYVQHTPSTAAAAPPLAHSKSSSSAVGGAVAVGAVSGAAAGPPSWGAPQVYHRQQQTHAAVQVVAPSAQQQQQQQPQHHQHQANTPIGGSPAAATAVMLQPDIYAQGDMYRRPTVFVSQATPTYAYNRAAVAPPPAHNSSSRQVIPSHPLPAHIHFPTQYSQFGPLSPAQVAASKHAHYAPTNIWYGGE; encoded by the exons CTTACTTGCAGTCCCGTTACTATCGTGCACCTGAAATTATTTTGGGTTTGCCATTTTGTGAGGCAATCGATATGTGGTCGCTGGGTTGTGTGGTGGCCGAGTTGTTCCTGGGTTGGCCCTTATATCCGGGTTCTTCTGAATTCGATCAAATAAG GTACATATCACAGACACAGGGTCTGCCTACGGAGCACATGCTGAACAGCGCCTCGAAGACATCAAAGTTTTTCTATCGCGACGTCGATTCGACCTATCCGTTTTGGCGCTTGAAGACCACCGAGGAACACGAGGCAGAGACTAATACGAAAAGTAAGGAGGCacgcaaatatatatttaattgcttAGACGATATTGGTCAGGTAAATGTACCAACTGACTTGGAAGGCGGTCAATTGTTGGCCGAGAAAACGGATAGACGCGAATTCATTGATCTGCTAAAGCGTATGCTAACCATTGATCAAGAGCGTCGTCTTACGCCAGCTGAGGCGTTGAATCACTCCTTTGTACGCCTCACACACCTAGTTGACTACGTCTATTGTAATAATGTAAAAGCCTCGGTGCAGATGATGGAAGTATGCCGACGTGGCGATTTCCATAC TGTGCAACCTGCTTCTACATTGGTTACCAATTTTGTACCGAGCACTACGGAGAATATGACGTTTACCATCAACAATCAGCTGACCAGTCAAGTGCAGCGTTTGGTGCGTGAACGTCCATTAGCCTATGAGGGTCTTTATCAAATCTACGGCGGTCGCAATGTTGGTCGTCAGTACACACAGGGACGTGCCGATGCGTTCCAACAtcagttaaatattttgtgtccGTCATCCTATCAAACCATGCCCAGTCCCACCAAGCACGTGGTTGTTGGCAGCGCCACAATGCAGCCACCATTGCAA GTTCCTCCACAGCAGTATGTCAATGTGCCTGTGCCAGTGTCGATGGTGGAACCGGCTTCCGGACAACGCATGTTGCTTACAAATCGTGTACAAGCCAGCGGCGTGGCTTGGCCGCAGACCGGACGACAAATGGCTTTGGTGCCTTCGTGGCAGCAAGCGCCAGCACATTCGCTAATTGTCGATTCGGCACCATTTTTGAATGTTGAGGAGATTTATCCTAAACACCATTTGAATATACCCAGAAATGATCTCAAGAAGGAGTCGCCAGTGCAGCATTTAGT CACTAAGAGCAACTCGTATCGTGTGCCGCGCCAcgataaaaaggaaaataatcaGTTATCACCGGTTAAGAAACGTGTAAAGGAGAGTTCACCGCCACACCAGCAGCGCTACAACCGCGCCTCACACGTTTCGCCTCAGTACCATAGTCACCACAATTGCAACTATGGCAGCAACTACAACAGCAATGCTGGCCCAGTTATTACTTCGGCATCGTCTGGTA aCATTGTTAGCCAAAATAGCAACAATGGTGGTGGTCATCATCATCACAGCAGCAATTCGGCCAATCAACAGCATGtgatcagcagcagcagcagcaatggtggtggtggtggtggcggctaTAGCAATAGCAATCATCACATTATCAACAATTGCAGCGGCAATAACAGTGTTGGTGGCAACTATCACCACCAAACACATCACACACAGCAACATCAGCCGACACAGCAAGCG GCGCAACATTCGCACCAGCATCATGGCGCTATTGTAAAGCAGCAGACAATTACTATACACGACACGCCATCACCTTCGGCTGTCATAACGATTTCGGATAGTGAGGATGAGGGTAACGAGCCACCCGCCCCAGCACCAGTCGCACCGGTAATGAAGCAACGTGCACATGCGCAGTCGCAAACGAACCCTGCTCTATTGCAGCACTCGTCATCGTCCTCGTCGTGTCGCGCTAATGGCCACCAACATCAGGTGCAgtcgcagcagcaacaacagccgcAACATGTACACCATCACCACCATCAGACACATCAGCAGGTGCAGCCGCAGCCGCAgccacaacagcagcagcagcagcaaactCAGCCGCAGCATCAGCATCATACTGCTAACATCTATG GTGACAACGACACAGATGAGGTGCGCCGACGCGGCAGTCATGCACACAGCGGTGGCAACAGTCCCAGACAGCAACAGCATCATcagcaccagcaacaacaacaacaacagcagttgcAGTCATCCTCCTCacaccatcatcatcaacaacagcaacaacaacagcaccaacCGCAACCACAGCACCAACAACagccacagcagcagcaacaatatcAGCAGCCTGcccagcagcagcaacaacaacagcaacagcctAATATTAAATACGAACCGGGGCAATCGCAGAAAAAGCGCATCTTGGCCATGGCCCAGAACGAGTGTTACAACAATGGCGGCAACGGCGGTGTTGGCTGCAGCGGCAGTTTAGGCAATCAAACCGCCAGTTTGCCGCATTTGCCAACCAAGCAAGAGCCAGCCGAATTCTACGAGTATCCGCCACAGCAGGCCACATCGGTTGTTGTAGACAACAAGCGTTCTTCATGGGCAGCCGCCGCCACACAAGCGCCACCGGCACACCATAAACGTGAGGTCACCTCGACGGCCTCCTCTGCCTCGGCCTATGTACAGCATACGCCCtcaacagcagcagctgctCCGCCATTGGCACATTCGAAGAGCTCATCTTCGGCCGTCGGCGGTGCTGTGGCAGTTGGTGCAGTTTCTGGTGCCGCTGCAGGTCCGCCTTCGTGGGGTGCACCACAAGTATACCATCGTCAGCAGCAAACACACGCTGCTGTACAGGTGGTTGCACCATCggcacaacagcagcaacaacaacaaccgcaacaTCATCAGCATCAAGCGAATACACCAATCGGTGGCTCGCCTGCCGCGGCCACTGCAGTTATGCTTCAGCCAGATATCTATGCCCAGGGTGATATGTATCGCCGCCCAACGGTGTTTGTGTCGCAGGCGACTCCTACATATGCATACAATCGTGCCGCAGTGGCGCCACCCCCCGCACACAACAGTTCGAGCCGTCAG GTAATACCATCGCATCCACTACCCGCCCATATACATTTCCCCACACAGTACAGCCAATTTGGTCCATTAAGTCCAGCACAAGTTGCCGCCAGCAAGCATGCGCATTACGCACCGACGAACATATGGTACGGTGGAGAATAA